In Sphingomonas panacisoli, one genomic interval encodes:
- a CDS encoding SOS response-associated peptidase family protein: protein MANKTTHADRIGQPGAVIRYGRDGKAEMVNLVWGLEPAWPDERPFEVVRAEGRTFPNNRCLVPASEFFHNRRGRRYRFTRIDGDHFYLAGIWRPATPRWPAAYAALTVEANDDVRPYAERQMVVIPRGRQMEWLDRLSPEANILRALPPYTFKAELWDGDDVPRQAELAI, encoded by the coding sequence GTGGCGAACAAGACGACCCATGCCGATCGGATCGGACAGCCCGGCGCGGTGATCCGTTATGGGCGGGACGGCAAAGCCGAGATGGTCAATCTCGTTTGGGGTCTCGAACCGGCGTGGCCGGATGAGCGCCCGTTCGAGGTCGTGCGCGCCGAGGGACGGACCTTTCCGAACAATCGGTGCCTCGTGCCCGCCTCCGAGTTCTTCCATAATCGCCGTGGCCGTCGCTATCGGTTCACGCGCATCGACGGCGATCATTTCTATCTCGCCGGAATCTGGCGGCCGGCGACCCCGCGCTGGCCGGCGGCCTATGCCGCCTTGACCGTCGAGGCGAACGACGACGTCCGCCCCTATGCCGAGCGGCAGATGGTCGTGATCCCGCGCGGTCGGCAGATGGAATGGCTCGATCGGCTCAGCCCCGAAGCCAATATCCTCCGGGCGCTGCCCCCCTACACCTTCAAGGCCGAGCTCTGGGACGGGGACGATGTTCCGCGTCAGGCCGAGCTGGCGATCTAA